One genomic region from Amycolatopsis sp. FBCC-B4732 encodes:
- a CDS encoding BTAD domain-containing putative transcriptional regulator: MAGDADTGLRVGVLGPLRAWRGAAEIGLGPARQRAIFAVLAVNAGRPVPRAELIAGVWGDSAPASVEGSVHTYVSGLRRALEPDRSRWSAASVLVSDPAGYSLLLAEDALDAAVFERHRELARDHLRQGDPLAAVTELDAALALWQGEALSGVPGGFAERHREYLAELRLNTLERRAEAVLALGGHLDLAPELAVLAGEHPLRESLRESLMLALYRSGRHSDALDVFRDARATLVEELGVEPGPALQRLHQRILAQDPGLDAPAAPVVVTGHRLFGREAETRTLAELVADVRAGRGRAVWIEGEAGIGKSELLAGSLPDGPGYQRLSAAADELSTRFPLQVILECLAIDVHSADPRRARVAQELAGEGPVRRSWGPADPVLGAVDRLLALVDELCAHSPQVLVIDDLQWADEASVLVWHRLCAATRQLPLLLVAATRPAPDRAELAQLRRGVQARDGVVLDLAPLTGEDVGRLIEDRIGAPPGPGLRELAARGAGNPLYVKEMVDVLLRAGAVEVSGGEADVGDPAEFEAPGSLVAAVDRRLDFLTARTQEVLRWGALLGMEFAVGDVAAVLGTRPSDLLEPLEEAVAANVLIDTGTQLAFRHPLLRQALYDRLPGATRAALHRQAAEALARIGAPVKRVAEQLVAAPATVDEWVLDWLTGHHAAVSNRAPLIAVELLERALAAIDGADPRREVLLVALVKVLFRLERSPETQAQQAIEVATDPDAVEEMRHVAAALRHRRGDTEGAVATLAGAVDDPAVPELWRVKHRQLLANFRRGDLSDLDTAEKAARETKSLAGGDRYVTAHALQTLWLVDSVRREHDRALGHVDAAIEAVGDEHELADLHLDLLDNRVFTLQNLDRLAEAGDALRAAGEVAARHALPVGLQVSAAVHRYWEGRWDEALVELDTVIEDGPAITFYGLREPGPAALLLHGVAALIAGRRDDRAQAAAHLDAAEEYAPATSAERESFDFLMVADALAAEQRGDRARALTVLEPILNPTYAAMMLRHQWLPAFVRLAMAQDDLGRARRALDVCEEEAAKERRPARAHAAASWCRGLIEDDPAAVLATAEHFRAVGRRPELAAALEDAAVLLAGAGRLDAAQAAFEEAAELYTALSARWDLRRAETRLRRLGVRRGAVFSPIRPGHGWESLTAIEVRIAGLVAEGRSNPDIAAELSLPRRTVQAHVARLLGKLETPSRSGVADAVRRRT, from the coding sequence ATGGCAGGGGATGCGGACACCGGCCTGCGGGTGGGTGTGCTCGGCCCGCTGCGGGCCTGGCGCGGGGCGGCCGAAATCGGCCTCGGCCCCGCGCGTCAGCGTGCCATCTTCGCGGTGCTCGCGGTCAACGCCGGGCGGCCGGTCCCCCGTGCCGAGCTGATCGCCGGTGTCTGGGGCGACTCCGCGCCCGCCAGTGTCGAGGGCAGCGTCCACACCTACGTCTCCGGGCTCCGCCGCGCGCTCGAACCGGACCGGTCGCGCTGGTCGGCGGCCAGTGTCCTGGTGTCGGATCCGGCCGGGTACTCCTTGCTGCTCGCCGAAGACGCGCTGGACGCGGCCGTGTTCGAACGGCACCGCGAGCTCGCAAGGGACCACCTCCGCCAGGGCGATCCGCTGGCCGCCGTCACCGAGCTCGACGCCGCCCTCGCCCTCTGGCAGGGTGAAGCGCTTTCCGGGGTGCCGGGCGGGTTCGCCGAGCGGCACCGCGAATACCTCGCCGAGCTGCGGCTGAACACCCTCGAACGGCGGGCCGAAGCGGTGCTGGCCCTCGGCGGGCACCTCGACCTCGCGCCGGAGCTGGCCGTGCTGGCCGGCGAGCACCCGCTGCGCGAATCCCTCCGCGAGTCGCTCATGCTCGCCCTCTACCGCAGCGGGCGGCACTCCGACGCGCTCGACGTCTTCCGCGACGCCCGCGCCACCCTCGTCGAGGAGCTCGGCGTCGAGCCCGGACCCGCCCTGCAACGGCTCCACCAGCGGATCCTCGCCCAGGACCCCGGACTCGACGCGCCCGCGGCGCCGGTCGTGGTCACCGGGCACCGGCTGTTCGGGCGGGAAGCCGAAACCCGGACCCTCGCCGAACTCGTCGCCGACGTCCGGGCCGGGCGGGGGCGGGCCGTCTGGATCGAGGGCGAGGCGGGCATCGGCAAGTCCGAGCTGCTCGCCGGTTCGCTACCCGACGGCCCCGGCTACCAGCGGCTTTCCGCCGCCGCCGACGAGCTCAGCACCCGGTTCCCGCTGCAGGTCATCCTGGAGTGCCTGGCGATCGACGTGCATTCGGCCGACCCACGGCGCGCGCGGGTGGCGCAGGAGCTCGCCGGCGAAGGCCCGGTGCGGCGCAGCTGGGGCCCGGCCGACCCGGTGCTCGGCGCCGTCGACCGGCTGCTGGCCCTGGTCGACGAACTCTGCGCGCACTCGCCCCAGGTGCTGGTGATCGACGACCTCCAGTGGGCCGACGAGGCGTCCGTGCTGGTCTGGCACCGGCTCTGCGCGGCCACCCGCCAGCTGCCGCTGCTGCTGGTGGCCGCGACCCGCCCGGCGCCCGACCGCGCCGAGCTCGCCCAGCTGCGCCGCGGTGTCCAGGCGCGCGACGGCGTCGTCCTCGACCTCGCGCCGCTGACCGGCGAAGACGTCGGCCGGCTGATCGAGGACCGGATCGGGGCGCCGCCGGGGCCGGGGCTGCGCGAGCTGGCCGCTCGCGGTGCCGGGAACCCGTTGTACGTCAAGGAAATGGTCGACGTCCTGCTGCGCGCCGGCGCGGTCGAGGTGAGCGGCGGCGAGGCCGACGTCGGCGACCCGGCCGAGTTCGAGGCGCCCGGTTCGCTGGTCGCCGCGGTCGACCGGCGGCTCGACTTCCTCACCGCGCGGACGCAGGAAGTGCTGCGCTGGGGCGCGTTGCTGGGCATGGAGTTCGCGGTCGGGGACGTCGCCGCGGTGCTCGGCACCCGGCCGTCGGACCTGCTGGAGCCGCTCGAAGAAGCCGTCGCGGCGAACGTCCTCATCGACACCGGGACGCAGCTCGCGTTCCGCCATCCCCTGCTGCGCCAAGCGCTTTACGACCGGTTGCCCGGCGCGACGCGAGCGGCGCTGCACCGCCAGGCCGCCGAGGCGCTCGCCCGGATCGGCGCGCCGGTCAAGCGCGTCGCCGAACAGCTGGTGGCCGCACCGGCCACAGTGGACGAATGGGTGCTGGACTGGCTCACCGGGCACCACGCGGCCGTCTCCAACCGGGCGCCGCTGATCGCCGTCGAGCTGCTGGAACGCGCGCTGGCCGCGATCGACGGCGCCGACCCGCGCCGGGAGGTCCTGCTCGTCGCACTGGTCAAGGTGCTGTTCCGGCTGGAGCGCAGCCCGGAAACCCAGGCGCAGCAAGCCATCGAGGTCGCCACCGATCCGGACGCCGTCGAGGAGATGCGGCACGTGGCCGCGGCGCTGCGGCACCGTCGCGGCGACACCGAAGGCGCGGTCGCGACGCTGGCCGGCGCGGTCGACGACCCGGCCGTGCCCGAGCTCTGGCGCGTCAAGCACCGGCAGCTGCTGGCCAACTTCCGGCGCGGCGATCTGTCCGATTTGGACACCGCGGAAAAGGCGGCGCGCGAAACGAAGTCGCTCGCCGGCGGCGACCGGTACGTGACCGCGCACGCGCTGCAGACGTTGTGGCTGGTCGATTCCGTGCGCCGCGAGCACGACCGCGCGCTCGGCCACGTCGACGCGGCGATCGAGGCCGTCGGCGATGAGCACGAGCTGGCCGACCTGCACCTCGACCTGCTCGACAACCGCGTCTTCACGCTGCAGAACCTCGACCGCCTGGCCGAGGCGGGCGACGCCCTGCGCGCGGCGGGGGAAGTCGCGGCACGGCACGCGCTGCCCGTCGGGTTACAGGTTTCCGCGGCGGTGCACCGGTACTGGGAAGGCCGCTGGGACGAGGCGCTGGTCGAGCTGGACACGGTCATCGAGGACGGCCCGGCGATCACGTTCTACGGCCTGCGCGAGCCGGGTCCGGCCGCGCTGCTGCTGCACGGCGTCGCGGCGCTGATCGCGGGCCGCCGCGACGACCGCGCCCAGGCCGCCGCCCACCTCGACGCGGCGGAGGAGTACGCCCCGGCGACCAGCGCCGAGCGGGAGAGCTTCGACTTCCTGATGGTCGCCGACGCCCTCGCGGCCGAACAGCGCGGCGACCGCGCCCGCGCGCTGACCGTCCTCGAGCCGATCCTGAACCCGACGTACGCGGCGATGATGCTGCGGCACCAATGGTTGCCGGCGTTCGTGCGGCTGGCGATGGCGCAGGACGACCTCGGCCGCGCCCGCCGCGCTCTCGACGTCTGCGAAGAAGAGGCGGCGAAGGAACGACGGCCGGCTCGAGCGCACGCGGCGGCGTCGTGGTGCCGCGGGCTGATCGAGGACGACCCGGCCGCGGTACTGGCCACGGCGGAGCACTTTCGCGCGGTCGGCCGCCGCCCGGAACTGGCGGCCGCGCTGGAAGACGCGGCCGTGCTGCTGGCCGGCGCGGGCCGGCTGGACGCGGCGCAAGCGGCGTTCGAGGAGGCCGCCGAGCTCTACACGGCGTTGTCCGCGCGCTGGGACCTGCGGCGCGCGGAAACCCGGTTGCGCCGCCTCGGTGTCCGGCGCGGTGCGGTGTTCTCACCGATCCGGCCCGGGCACGGCTGGGAGTCGCTCACGGCGATCGAGGTCCGCATCGCCGGTCTCGTCGCCGAAGGCCGCTCCAACCCGGACATCGCGGCCGAGCTGTCGCTGCCGCGGCGGACGGTCCAGGCCCACGTGGCCCGGCTGCTCGGGAAGCTGGAAACGCCCTCACGCTCCGGTGTCGCCGACGCCGTCCGGCGGCGCACCTAG
- a CDS encoding GH1 family beta-glucosidase encodes MTGPEFPPGFLWGAATASYQVEGGVGEGGRGPSIWDTFAAADGKVLGGATGEVACDHYHRYPEDVGLLADLGLNAYRFSVAWPRVMPDGRTTSAAGLAFYDRLVDELLSRAVVPVLTLYHWDLPQALEDDGGWPERDTARRFADYAAVVHDALGDRVNQWTTVNEPFCAAFLGYGSGVHAPGVQDHDTALVAAHHLLLGHGLATRALTEQARPGHEFSLALNFAPAIPDGDTPAHREAARKFDGIHNRFFLDPVLGKGYPEDVMADVEHHGGRFAAAVRDGDTDVIAAAIDWLGVNYYAPARVTPLEDPLGPGNCPLPGLRGLDVLPAPPPLTAFGWEQSPGTLTELLTWIHERSGGLPLVVAENGASFVDDVVDGRVHDNDRVHYFAEHLEAVHDALRGGADVRGYFAWSLLDNFEWAMGYTQRFGLVHVDFDTQRRTVKDSGRFLGRVAKANALGAPPDGVGDTGA; translated from the coding sequence GTGACCGGACCCGAATTCCCGCCGGGGTTCCTGTGGGGCGCGGCGACCGCGTCGTACCAGGTGGAAGGCGGCGTCGGCGAAGGCGGCCGCGGACCGTCCATTTGGGACACGTTCGCGGCCGCCGACGGCAAGGTGCTCGGCGGCGCGACCGGCGAAGTCGCTTGCGACCACTACCACCGCTACCCCGAAGACGTCGGCCTGCTGGCGGACCTCGGCCTGAACGCGTACCGCTTTTCGGTCGCCTGGCCGCGCGTGATGCCGGACGGGCGGACGACGTCCGCGGCCGGCCTCGCCTTCTACGACCGGCTGGTCGACGAGCTCCTGAGCCGGGCCGTCGTCCCGGTGCTGACGCTCTACCACTGGGACCTCCCGCAGGCGCTGGAAGACGACGGCGGCTGGCCGGAACGCGACACGGCCCGGCGGTTCGCCGACTACGCCGCGGTCGTGCACGACGCCCTCGGCGACCGCGTCAACCAGTGGACGACGGTCAACGAACCGTTCTGCGCGGCCTTCCTCGGCTACGGCAGCGGCGTGCACGCGCCCGGCGTCCAGGACCACGACACCGCGCTGGTCGCGGCCCACCACCTGCTGCTCGGACACGGCCTCGCGACGCGCGCGCTGACCGAGCAGGCGCGCCCGGGGCACGAGTTCTCGCTGGCGCTGAACTTCGCCCCGGCGATCCCGGACGGCGACACCCCCGCCCACCGCGAGGCGGCCCGGAAGTTCGACGGCATCCACAACCGGTTCTTCCTGGACCCCGTGCTGGGCAAGGGATATCCGGAAGACGTCATGGCCGACGTCGAGCACCACGGCGGCCGGTTCGCCGCGGCCGTGCGCGACGGCGACACCGACGTGATCGCGGCGGCGATCGACTGGCTGGGCGTGAACTACTACGCCCCCGCGCGCGTCACCCCGCTCGAAGACCCGCTGGGCCCCGGCAACTGCCCGCTGCCCGGCTTGCGCGGGTTGGACGTGCTGCCCGCGCCGCCGCCGCTGACGGCGTTCGGCTGGGAGCAGTCGCCGGGCACGCTGACCGAGCTGCTGACGTGGATCCACGAGCGGTCCGGTGGGCTGCCGCTGGTCGTCGCCGAGAACGGCGCGTCCTTTGTGGACGATGTGGTCGACGGCCGGGTGCACGACAACGACCGCGTCCACTACTTCGCCGAGCACCTGGAAGCGGTGCACGACGCCCTGCGCGGCGGCGCCGACGTCCGCGGGTACTTCGCCTGGTCGCTGCTCGACAACTTCGAGTGGGCGATGGGCTACACGCAGCGCTTCGGCCTGGTGCACGTCGACTTCGACACGCAACGGCGGACCGTCAAGGACTCCGGCCGGTTCCTCGGCCGGGTCGCGAAGGCCAACGCGCTAGGTGCGCCGCCGGACGGCGTCGGCGACACCGGAGCGTGA
- a CDS encoding BTAD domain-containing putative transcriptional regulator, whose amino-acid sequence MGVQLLGPVKAWRAELELDLGSAHRRTVLAALAMNSSRTVSREELIDAVWGEAPPQSAQGSIYTYVSGLRRALEPGRAKGEGPQLLASIGSGYSLRLDAGAIDVHRFEALREQAQRKQSAGDLRGAREDLEEALALWHGVPLSGLPGPFAAAQRARLTEVRLATVERRAEVVLESGGHAELVAELTALTREHPFRETLRGLLMRALVRADRRTEAIAVYTDVRDRLVESSGTEPGPALRRLYDQLREKPAPAPEPKPAPPPRPTRLPVAAMPERADLFLGREAELARLREAVDGLEAGIGRSVWLEGEPGSGRTALLAEVLAMAEDLQPAFAAADSLDQRFALRPLLDALGVHAGAAGHRAVLAARLAEHPGEDPVDGLLALVRELCAEAPLVLVVDDLHWADDATLGVWRYLSRETRQLPLLLVGACRPVPRPAALDELRAELDNDDTTVLALPPLTESAARELATELVGAPPGPGLGLLVSYGAGNPRYTREIVETLLAQSMIVLDGVHAHLDGNSCQTIPAPLGSRITLYLSFLSSGTRDTLRWAAMLGREFSLSDIAVATERPPTALVGAVDEAIASGVLVESGDRLAFRHPLVRRVLYEKTPAAMRVALHRQLAEAFAAAGAPAVRVAEQLAAAPAQVDPWVTTWLLDHIGTVATETPRIAVDLLRHAVTQGTLPPDARETLTATLARLLFWLGREPEAEARSVVARTADSRRAAEMRWILAYVYYRRGDFAEATAELKRTLDDTDVPEMWRGRHESLLATLERLGEETALAPAGLHPLDDAALSVPKLDSLEEAAEPLDAARRIAATRAVPGEMHLAGAVHYYWLGRWPEALDELDAVIRDGAETASYVLRSPGSALLVHGVGALIAGHRGDPGRARTHLEAADRRQWPPGLEPDGGDFLLAARALLAEQDDRPEAALAALLPLLEENYPPAARHQWLPDLVRLALRLGEGQRAHQALRLLDVEGDVPPAHAAAAAHCRGLVAGDPEPVLTAAGHYRAAGRLLKQAKATEDAAILLAESDRLDEARTAFRTALTAYTGMGAVWDVRRAEARMQPFGIRRAHAVRQRAAAAGE is encoded by the coding sequence TTGGGTGTCCAGCTGCTCGGCCCGGTCAAAGCATGGCGCGCCGAACTGGAGCTCGACCTCGGCTCCGCGCACCGGCGGACGGTCCTCGCCGCCCTGGCGATGAACTCGAGCCGCACGGTCTCGCGCGAGGAGCTGATCGACGCCGTCTGGGGCGAAGCGCCGCCGCAGAGCGCGCAGGGTTCCATCTACACCTACGTCTCCGGCCTGCGGCGGGCGCTCGAGCCCGGCCGCGCCAAGGGCGAAGGCCCGCAGCTGCTCGCGTCGATCGGGTCCGGCTACTCCCTGCGCCTCGACGCCGGCGCGATCGACGTCCACCGGTTCGAGGCCCTTCGCGAACAGGCGCAGCGCAAGCAGTCGGCCGGTGACCTCCGCGGCGCCCGCGAGGACCTCGAGGAAGCGCTCGCGCTCTGGCACGGCGTCCCGCTGTCCGGCCTGCCCGGGCCGTTCGCCGCCGCCCAGCGCGCGCGGCTGACCGAGGTGCGGCTCGCGACGGTCGAGCGGCGGGCCGAGGTCGTCCTGGAGTCGGGCGGGCACGCCGAGCTCGTGGCCGAGCTGACCGCGCTGACCCGTGAGCACCCGTTCCGCGAAACGCTGCGCGGGCTCCTCATGCGGGCGCTGGTCCGCGCCGACCGGCGGACCGAAGCGATCGCCGTCTACACCGACGTCCGCGACCGGCTCGTCGAGTCGTCCGGCACCGAGCCCGGCCCGGCGCTGCGGCGGCTCTACGACCAGCTGCGGGAAAAGCCCGCGCCCGCGCCGGAACCGAAGCCCGCGCCACCGCCGCGCCCGACGCGGCTCCCGGTCGCGGCGATGCCCGAGCGCGCCGACCTCTTCCTCGGCCGGGAAGCCGAGCTGGCCCGGCTGCGCGAAGCCGTCGACGGGCTCGAAGCGGGGATCGGCCGGTCGGTGTGGCTCGAAGGCGAGCCGGGCAGCGGCCGGACGGCGCTGCTGGCCGAAGTGCTCGCCATGGCCGAAGACCTCCAGCCCGCCTTCGCCGCCGCCGACTCGCTCGACCAGCGGTTCGCCCTGCGGCCGTTGCTCGACGCGCTGGGCGTGCACGCGGGCGCCGCCGGGCACCGGGCCGTCCTCGCCGCCCGGCTCGCCGAGCACCCCGGCGAGGATCCGGTCGACGGCCTGCTCGCGCTGGTCCGCGAGCTGTGCGCGGAGGCGCCGCTGGTGCTCGTGGTCGACGACCTGCACTGGGCCGACGACGCCACCCTCGGCGTCTGGCGGTACCTCAGCCGGGAGACGCGGCAGCTGCCGCTGCTGCTCGTCGGCGCCTGCCGCCCGGTGCCACGCCCGGCCGCGCTCGACGAGCTGCGAGCCGAGCTTGACAACGATGACACGACGGTCCTGGCGCTGCCGCCGCTGACCGAAAGCGCGGCCCGAGAGCTGGCCACCGAGCTGGTCGGGGCGCCGCCCGGGCCGGGCTTGGGGCTGCTCGTCTCCTACGGCGCCGGAAACCCGCGCTACACCAGGGAAATCGTCGAGACGCTGCTGGCGCAGTCGATGATCGTGCTCGACGGCGTCCACGCGCACCTGGACGGCAACTCGTGCCAGACCATCCCGGCGCCGCTCGGGTCGCGGATCACGCTGTACCTGAGCTTCCTCTCCAGCGGCACGCGCGACACCCTGCGCTGGGCCGCGATGCTGGGCCGCGAGTTCTCGCTGTCGGACATCGCCGTCGCCACCGAACGGCCGCCGACGGCGCTGGTCGGCGCGGTCGACGAGGCGATCGCGTCCGGGGTGCTCGTCGAGTCGGGCGACCGGCTGGCGTTCCGGCACCCGCTGGTCCGCCGGGTGCTCTACGAAAAGACGCCGGCGGCGATGCGCGTGGCGCTGCACCGGCAGCTGGCCGAGGCGTTCGCCGCCGCGGGGGCGCCCGCGGTCCGCGTCGCCGAACAGCTCGCCGCCGCGCCCGCGCAGGTCGACCCGTGGGTGACGACGTGGCTGCTGGACCACATCGGGACGGTCGCCACCGAGACCCCGCGGATCGCCGTGGACCTGCTGCGCCACGCCGTCACGCAGGGCACGCTGCCGCCGGACGCGCGGGAGACGCTGACCGCGACCCTGGCCCGGCTGCTGTTCTGGCTCGGCCGGGAGCCCGAGGCCGAGGCGCGGTCGGTCGTGGCGCGGACGGCCGACAGCAGGCGCGCGGCGGAGATGCGCTGGATCCTCGCCTACGTCTACTACCGGCGCGGCGACTTCGCCGAGGCGACCGCCGAGCTGAAGCGGACCCTCGACGACACCGACGTCCCGGAGATGTGGCGCGGGCGGCACGAGTCGCTGCTGGCCACGCTGGAGCGGCTCGGCGAGGAGACGGCGCTGGCGCCCGCCGGGCTGCACCCGCTGGACGACGCGGCGCTGTCCGTGCCGAAGCTCGACAGCCTCGAGGAGGCCGCGGAGCCGCTCGACGCCGCCCGCCGGATCGCCGCGACCCGCGCGGTGCCGGGCGAGATGCACCTGGCCGGCGCGGTGCACTACTACTGGCTGGGCCGCTGGCCCGAGGCCCTCGACGAGCTGGACGCGGTGATCCGCGACGGCGCGGAAACGGCGTCGTACGTGCTGCGCAGCCCCGGTTCGGCGCTGCTGGTGCACGGGGTCGGCGCGCTGATCGCCGGCCACCGCGGCGACCCGGGCCGGGCCAGGACGCACCTCGAAGCGGCCGACCGGCGCCAGTGGCCCCCGGGCCTGGAGCCCGACGGCGGCGACTTCCTGCTCGCGGCGCGGGCGTTGCTGGCCGAGCAGGACGACCGGCCGGAGGCGGCGCTGGCCGCGTTGCTGCCGCTGCTGGAGGAGAACTACCCGCCCGCGGCCCGCCACCAGTGGCTCCCGGACCTGGTCCGGCTCGCCCTGCGCCTCGGCGAGGGGCAGCGCGCCCACCAGGCGTTGCGCCTGCTCGACGTCGAGGGAGACGTCCCGCCGGCCCACGCGGCGGCGGCCGCGCACTGCCGCGGCCTGGTGGCCGGCGACCCCGAGCCGGTGCTCACCGCCGCCGGCCACTACCGGGCGGCCGGTCGGCTGCTCAAGCAGGCGAAGGCGACCGAGGACGCGGCGATCCTGCTGGCCGAGTCGGACCGGCTGGACGAGGCGCGGACGGCGTTCCGGACCGCGCTGACGGCGTACACGGGGATGGGCGCGGTGTGGGACGTCCGCCGCGCGGAGGCCCGCATGCAGCCGTTCGGCATCAGGCGCGCCCACGCGGTCCGCCAGCGAGCCGCCGCCGCCGGCGAGTAA
- a CDS encoding carbohydrate ABC transporter permease, with product MRHRLARFDREVTPLLFVAPFFGLFAVFGAYPLLYTAWVSLHDWNLLEGGQGRLGLANYGELLADPHFYNALANTVSIFLLAAVPEFLLALGIAALLDRPLRAATWWRTGILLPNVVSVVAIGLVFGQLFSRDYGVVNEVLGWAGIAPVNWQATTWTSHLAVASMVLWRWTGYNALIYLAAMQAVPNDLYEAAELDGASRWRTFWSITVPGIRPAIAFTAVAGTVNGLQLFAEPQLFDAGGSGATGGNDRQFQTLVMYLYEKGFTQFNAGYAAALTWVMFVVCALFALVNYRLVRRFVRAA from the coding sequence GTGCGCCACCGGCTCGCCCGCTTCGACCGCGAAGTCACCCCGCTGCTGTTCGTCGCGCCGTTCTTCGGGCTGTTCGCGGTCTTCGGCGCGTACCCGCTGCTCTACACGGCGTGGGTTTCGCTGCACGACTGGAACCTGCTCGAAGGCGGCCAGGGCCGGCTCGGCCTCGCCAACTACGGCGAGCTGCTCGCCGACCCGCACTTCTACAACGCGCTCGCCAACACGGTGAGCATCTTCCTGCTGGCCGCGGTCCCGGAATTCCTGCTGGCACTGGGCATCGCGGCGCTGCTCGACCGGCCGTTGCGCGCCGCGACCTGGTGGCGCACCGGGATCCTGCTGCCGAACGTCGTTTCCGTCGTCGCGATCGGGCTGGTGTTCGGGCAGCTGTTCAGCCGCGACTACGGCGTCGTCAACGAAGTGCTCGGCTGGGCCGGCATCGCGCCGGTCAACTGGCAGGCGACGACGTGGACGTCGCACCTCGCCGTGGCGAGCATGGTGCTCTGGCGCTGGACCGGCTACAACGCGCTGATCTACCTGGCCGCGATGCAGGCCGTCCCGAACGACCTCTACGAAGCCGCGGAACTCGACGGCGCCTCGCGGTGGCGGACGTTCTGGTCGATCACCGTGCCGGGCATCCGGCCCGCGATCGCGTTCACCGCGGTCGCCGGCACGGTCAACGGCCTCCAGCTCTTCGCCGAGCCGCAGCTGTTCGACGCCGGTGGGTCCGGCGCCACCGGGGGCAACGACCGCCAGTTCCAGACCCTCGTCATGTACCTGTACGAGAAGGGCTTCACGCAGTTCAACGCCGGGTACGCGGCGGCGCTGACGTGGGTGATGTTCGTGGTCTGCGCGTTGTTCGCGCTGGTCAACTACCGGCTGGTGCGCCGGTTCGTGAGGGCGGCGTGA
- a CDS encoding carbohydrate ABC transporter permease: MTARRRPGGWVYAVLTGVLGASVFPLYWSFVVATRDNSAIGEAAPVLVPGGHLVENVRRVFDTVDFWLAIGNSLIVATTVMAANVVLASLAGFAFARLRFRGRNTLFLLVVGSAMVPAQLGVIPLYLVVGDLGWYGRLEAVIVPALVSAFSVFWMRQACENAISADLVDAATVDGCSILRTYWHVAVPALRAPAAVLAMLTFMATWNDYFWPLVVLDPNETPTVQVALSRLASGYYTDYALMLTGATVGVVPVIALFLLLGRYLVKGILKGAPV; this comes from the coding sequence GTGACCGCGCGGCGCCGCCCGGGCGGCTGGGTGTACGCGGTGCTGACCGGCGTGCTCGGCGCGTCCGTGTTCCCGCTGTACTGGTCGTTCGTGGTGGCCACGCGCGACAACTCGGCGATCGGGGAGGCGGCGCCGGTGCTGGTACCGGGCGGGCACCTCGTCGAGAACGTGCGCCGCGTCTTCGACACCGTCGACTTCTGGCTCGCCATCGGGAACTCGCTGATCGTCGCGACCACCGTCATGGCGGCCAACGTCGTGCTGGCGAGCCTCGCCGGGTTCGCCTTCGCGCGCCTGCGCTTCCGCGGCCGGAACACGCTGTTCCTGCTGGTCGTCGGCTCGGCGATGGTGCCGGCGCAGCTCGGCGTCATCCCGCTGTACCTCGTCGTCGGCGACCTCGGCTGGTACGGGCGGCTGGAAGCGGTGATCGTGCCGGCGCTGGTCAGCGCCTTCAGCGTGTTCTGGATGCGCCAGGCCTGCGAGAACGCGATCAGCGCCGACCTCGTCGACGCCGCCACCGTCGACGGCTGCTCGATCCTGCGCACCTACTGGCACGTCGCCGTGCCCGCGCTGCGCGCGCCGGCCGCGGTGCTCGCGATGCTCACCTTCATGGCCACGTGGAACGACTACTTCTGGCCGCTCGTGGTACTCGACCCCAACGAAACACCGACCGTGCAGGTGGCCCTTTCGCGGCTGGCGAGCGGCTACTACACCGACTACGCGCTGATGCTCACCGGCGCGACCGTCGGCGTCGTGCCCGTCATCGCGTTGTTCCTGCTGCTGGGGCGCTACCTCGTCAAGGGAATCCTGAAAGGGGCACCAGTGTGA